The following proteins come from a genomic window of Enterobacter chengduensis:
- the queC gene encoding 7-cyano-7-deazaguanine synthase QueC produces the protein MKRAVVVFSGGQDSTTCLVQALHQYDEVHCVTFDYGQRHRAEIDVARELALKLGARAHKVLDVTLLNELAVSSLTRDSIPVPDYEPDASGIPNTFVPGRNILFLTLTAIYAYQVKAEAVITGVCETDFSGYPDCRDEFVKALNHAVNLGMAKETRFETPLMWLDKAETWALADYWGKLDLVRSETLTCYNGIKGDGCGQCAACNLRANGLNHYFADKVGVMAAMKKKTGLK, from the coding sequence ATGAAACGTGCCGTCGTCGTGTTCAGCGGAGGACAAGACTCTACTACCTGCCTGGTTCAGGCTCTCCATCAATACGATGAAGTTCACTGCGTCACTTTCGATTATGGTCAGCGTCATCGCGCTGAAATCGACGTTGCGCGTGAACTTGCCCTGAAACTTGGCGCACGCGCGCACAAGGTGCTGGACGTTACGCTGCTAAATGAACTGGCCGTGAGCAGCCTCACCCGGGACAGTATTCCCGTTCCGGACTACGAACCCGATGCCAGCGGTATTCCAAATACCTTCGTACCGGGCCGTAATATTCTTTTCCTGACCCTGACGGCGATCTATGCCTACCAGGTAAAAGCCGAAGCGGTGATCACCGGCGTATGCGAGACCGACTTCTCCGGCTACCCGGACTGCCGTGATGAGTTCGTGAAAGCGTTAAACCACGCCGTCAATCTGGGCATGGCGAAAGAGACGCGCTTTGAAACCCCGCTCATGTGGCTGGATAAAGCCGAAACCTGGGCGCTGGCGGACTACTGGGGCAAGCTGGATCTGGTTCGCAGTGAAACCCTCACCTGCTATAACGGCATCAAAGGCGACGGTTGCGGCCAGTGCGCGGCCTGTAATCTTCGCGCTAACGGGCTGAATCACTATTTTGCCGATAAGGTCGGCGTGATGGCCGCGATGAAGAAAAAGACCGGGCTTAAATAA
- a CDS encoding type II toxin-antitoxin system RelE/ParE family toxin → MDRDYVVERYRTHDGKVPFEEWVARMKRKDPELVFRILLRIDRAEKGNFGDYRYLRDGIWELKIDCGPGYRIYFAVQHWKILLLLIGGDKKSQKTDVKLAIDYWKEHQKDKPDEQEPTKIF, encoded by the coding sequence ATGGACAGGGACTACGTTGTTGAACGTTACCGTACCCATGACGGAAAAGTGCCGTTTGAGGAGTGGGTGGCCAGAATGAAGCGAAAGGATCCGGAGTTAGTGTTTCGGATCCTTCTGCGAATTGACCGTGCTGAGAAAGGGAATTTCGGCGATTACCGATATCTCAGAGACGGGATCTGGGAATTGAAAATTGATTGTGGTCCCGGTTATCGAATCTATTTTGCGGTACAACATTGGAAGATCTTGTTGTTGCTGATTGGCGGTGACAAAAAGAGTCAAAAGACGGATGTGAAACTGGCAATAGATTACTGGAAAGAACATCAAAAGGATAAACCGGATGAGCAAGAGCCAACGAAAATTTTCTAG
- a CDS encoding helix-hairpin-helix domain-containing protein gives MKRGIKALLITLAIATTGMSAGALAATPAAKPQATQSRSDAAAQVQGQTKAADVGKNADDDGTRVSINSASAEDLARAMNGVGLKKAQAIVSYREEYGPFKTVDDLKQVPGMGSALVERNLSHLTL, from the coding sequence ATGAAACGTGGAATCAAAGCACTGTTAATTACGCTGGCTATCGCCACCACCGGAATGAGCGCTGGCGCGCTGGCGGCGACGCCCGCCGCAAAGCCACAGGCTACGCAGAGCAGGTCCGACGCGGCAGCGCAGGTGCAGGGGCAAACCAAAGCGGCTGACGTCGGTAAAAATGCGGATGATGACGGTACGCGGGTCAGCATCAATTCGGCCTCTGCGGAAGATCTGGCCCGCGCGATGAACGGTGTCGGCCTGAAAAAAGCGCAGGCTATCGTCAGCTACCGTGAAGAGTATGGTCCTTTCAAAACGGTCGACGATCTCAAACAGGTGCCGGGCATGGGCAGCGCGCTGGTTGAGCGCAACCTCTCACACCTGACGTTGTAA
- the ppiD gene encoding peptidylprolyl isomerase, which yields MMDSLRTAANSLVLKIIFGIIIVSFILTGVSSYLIGGGANYAAKVNGQEISRGQFENAFAGERNRMQQQLGDQFSELAANEGYMKTLRQQTLNRLIDEALLDQYAKKLGLGISDEQVKKAIFATQAFQSNGKFDNARYNSIVNQMGMTADQYAQALRNQLTTQQLINAVVGTDFMLKGETDELAALVAQQRVVREATIDVNALAAKQQVSDAELNAYYEQNKNSFVSPEQFRVSYIKLDAAALQESASDAEIQSYYDQHQDQFTQPQRNRYSVIQTKTEAEAKAVLDELSKGADFATVAKAKSTDIISAKNGGDMGWLEDATTPDELKNAGLKEKGQLSGVIKSSVGFLVVRLDDITAAKTKPLADVRDDIAAKVKQEKALDAYYALQQKVSDAASNDNESLAGAEQAAGVKAVETGWFGRDNLPEELNFKPVSDAIFNGGLVGENGTPGSNSDIITVDGDRAFVLRVSEHKPEAVKPLVDVKDRVVAQVKHNKAEQQAKLDAEKILSDLKAGKEDALKAAGLSFGEAKTLGRTGQDSISQAAFALTLPAKDKPSFGTTTDAQGNVVLLALDEVKAGTLPDAQKKAMVQGITQNNAQIAFEAMMSNLRKEAKIKLGDVMTQQQ from the coding sequence ATGATGGACAGCTTACGCACGGCTGCTAACAGTCTCGTGCTCAAGATTATTTTCGGTATCATTATCGTGTCGTTCATATTGACCGGCGTGAGCAGTTACCTTATTGGCGGTGGCGCAAACTACGCCGCAAAAGTGAATGGCCAGGAGATCAGCCGTGGTCAGTTCGAGAATGCTTTTGCCGGTGAACGTAACCGTATGCAGCAACAGCTGGGCGACCAATTCTCTGAACTGGCGGCGAACGAAGGGTATATGAAGACCCTGCGCCAACAGACGCTGAATCGTCTTATCGACGAAGCGCTGCTGGATCAGTATGCCAAAAAACTGGGCCTTGGCATCAGCGACGAGCAGGTGAAAAAAGCGATCTTCGCCACTCAGGCCTTCCAGTCTAACGGGAAGTTCGACAACGCGCGTTACAACAGTATCGTCAACCAGATGGGGATGACGGCCGATCAGTACGCTCAGGCGCTGCGTAACCAGCTGACCACCCAGCAGCTCATCAATGCCGTTGTGGGCACCGATTTCATGCTCAAAGGTGAAACGGACGAACTGGCGGCGCTGGTGGCGCAACAGCGCGTTGTACGCGAAGCGACAATTGATGTGAACGCCCTGGCGGCGAAACAGCAGGTAAGCGACGCTGAACTGAACGCTTACTACGAGCAAAACAAGAATTCCTTTGTTTCCCCAGAGCAGTTCCGCGTGAGCTACATCAAGCTGGATGCGGCCGCGCTGCAGGAAAGCGCGTCTGACGCGGAAATTCAGTCTTACTACGACCAGCATCAGGATCAGTTCACACAGCCGCAGCGTAACCGCTACAGCGTGATCCAGACCAAAACCGAGGCTGAGGCCAAAGCGGTACTGGACGAGCTGAGCAAAGGCGCTGATTTCGCCACCGTTGCGAAAGCGAAATCCACCGACATTATCTCTGCGAAAAACGGCGGCGATATGGGCTGGCTGGAAGACGCCACCACGCCGGACGAGCTGAAAAATGCCGGTCTGAAAGAGAAAGGCCAGCTTTCAGGCGTGATTAAGTCTTCAGTTGGTTTCCTGGTCGTGCGTCTGGACGACATCACCGCGGCAAAAACCAAGCCGCTGGCTGACGTTCGCGACGATATCGCGGCGAAAGTGAAGCAGGAAAAAGCGCTGGATGCCTACTACGCGCTGCAGCAGAAGGTAAGCGATGCGGCCAGCAACGACAACGAATCGCTGGCAGGCGCAGAGCAGGCGGCGGGCGTGAAGGCGGTTGAGACCGGCTGGTTTGGCCGTGACAACCTGCCGGAAGAGCTGAACTTCAAACCGGTTTCTGATGCCATCTTCAACGGTGGTCTGGTGGGTGAGAACGGCACGCCGGGCAGTAACTCTGACATCATTACCGTCGACGGCGATCGCGCGTTTGTGCTGCGCGTCAGCGAGCACAAGCCAGAAGCGGTTAAACCGCTGGTGGACGTGAAGGATCGGGTTGTCGCTCAGGTTAAGCACAACAAGGCGGAACAGCAGGCGAAACTGGATGCTGAGAAGATTCTGTCCGATCTGAAAGCGGGTAAAGAAGACGCGCTGAAAGCGGCTGGCCTGAGCTTCGGTGAAGCGAAAACGCTGGGCCGTACCGGTCAGGACTCAATCAGCCAGGCCGCGTTTGCTCTGACTCTGCCTGCGAAGGACAAGCCAAGCTTCGGTACCACTACCGATGCGCAGGGTAACGTCGTCCTGCTGGCGCTGGATGAAGTGAAAGCCGGCACCCTGCCGGACGCGCAGAAGAAGGCGATGGTTCAGGGCATTACCCAGAACAATGCCCAGATTGCCTTCGAAGCCATGATGAGCAACCTGCGTAAAGAAGCCAAAATCAAGCTGGGCGATGTCATGACTCAGCAGCAGTAA
- the hupB gene encoding nucleoid-associated protein HU-beta: MNKSQLIDKIAAGADISKAAAGRALDALIASVTESLQAGDDVALVGFGTFAVKERAARTGRNPQTGKEITIAAAKVPGFRAGKALKDAVN; encoded by the coding sequence GTGAATAAATCTCAACTGATTGACAAAATTGCTGCTGGTGCTGATATTTCTAAAGCTGCAGCTGGACGTGCGTTAGATGCATTAATTGCTTCTGTTACTGAATCTCTGCAGGCTGGAGACGACGTTGCACTGGTAGGCTTCGGTACTTTTGCTGTTAAAGAGCGTGCTGCCCGTACTGGCCGCAACCCTCAGACCGGTAAAGAGATCACCATTGCTGCTGCTAAAGTGCCGGGTTTCCGTGCAGGTAAAGCGCTGAAAGACGCAGTAAACTGA
- a CDS encoding addiction module antidote protein has translation MSKSQRKFSSSVSHDEAVVKMLRENPSYAQLYLQVALDEIYEEQGIPAYLIALRRVVESRGGIGEIAAKAGLSRQQLYRTLSDNGNPTLTTLMKVTRAAGVKLFDSTVK, from the coding sequence ATGAGCAAGAGCCAACGAAAATTTTCTAGTTCCGTCAGCCATGATGAAGCCGTCGTAAAAATGCTTCGTGAAAACCCTTCATACGCTCAGCTATATCTGCAGGTTGCGTTGGATGAGATTTATGAAGAGCAGGGGATCCCTGCATACTTAATCGCGTTAAGACGTGTTGTCGAATCCCGAGGTGGCATAGGTGAAATCGCTGCTAAAGCAGGTCTATCTCGTCAGCAGCTATACAGAACCCTATCAGACAACGGCAACCCAACGCTGACGACGCTAATGAAAGTGACGCGTGCTGCCGGCGTAAAACTATTCGACAGCACGGTTAAGTAG
- a CDS encoding YbgC/FadM family acyl-CoA thioesterase yields MQTKIKVRGFHLDVYQHVNNARYLEFLEEARWDGLENSESFQWLTAHNIAFVVVNININYRRPAVLGDVLTVTSQVQQINGKSGVLSQVVTLDPEGQVVADALITFVCIDLKTQKALPLEGELREKLELMIA; encoded by the coding sequence ATGCAGACAAAAATCAAAGTACGCGGTTTCCATCTCGACGTTTACCAGCATGTGAACAACGCTCGCTATCTTGAGTTTCTTGAAGAAGCGCGCTGGGACGGGCTGGAAAACAGCGAAAGCTTTCAGTGGCTGACCGCGCACAACATCGCGTTCGTGGTCGTCAATATCAACATCAACTACCGGCGCCCGGCCGTGCTGGGCGATGTGCTCACGGTAACCAGCCAGGTGCAGCAGATCAATGGCAAAAGCGGGGTGTTAAGCCAGGTAGTGACGCTCGATCCGGAAGGGCAGGTGGTCGCTGATGCGCTGATCACCTTTGTCTGTATCGATCTGAAAACGCAGAAAGCGCTGCCGCTGGAAGGGGAGTTGCGGGAAAAGCTGGAATTGATGATCGCTTAA